From Actinosynnema mirum DSM 43827, a single genomic window includes:
- a CDS encoding DUF58 domain-containing protein: protein MTGRDRDRPPGAWGAPWRGTDALARGLLLGVVLVVAGVLAHRVVLVLFGAPLLVTTVLALLRPPGGAPDARVRLLSRVGEIGKAGAVVDVVADGELVAVRLPVPGREGPGPVHLLPASTTAVSVVLDRSTWGDGVDVRPDHLVAGPDGLVVHGPVTAPEWGRAILPPIAPLPTGLLPARARGLVGVHRSRGPGDSVELRDIRAFAPGDRLRRVDWRVSLRTGNLHVREHHAETDADVVLALDTRADVEADVALWTESGRGSPKPGGSLDLAARAAVSLAAAYLRQGDRVGLVDLGRPALWLRPGSGRRQLLALRSRLVACARVAGWAQRPVLDARQAPTGAVVVVLSPFLDDEVVEVAVHAARRGHPVLAVDVLPTDLRPDRETEWGAAALRVVELEHEVRVTALRSHGVPVIRWDGESAVVATALHATTRPRR from the coding sequence GTGACCGGGCGCGACCGGGACAGGCCGCCCGGCGCGTGGGGCGCGCCGTGGCGCGGCACGGACGCGCTGGCCAGGGGCCTGCTGCTGGGCGTGGTCCTGGTCGTGGCGGGCGTGCTCGCGCACCGGGTCGTGCTGGTGCTGTTCGGCGCCCCGCTGCTGGTCACCACGGTGCTGGCGCTGCTCCGGCCGCCCGGCGGCGCGCCGGACGCGCGGGTGCGGCTGCTGTCCCGCGTCGGCGAGATCGGCAAGGCGGGCGCGGTGGTCGACGTGGTGGCGGACGGCGAGCTGGTGGCCGTGCGGCTGCCCGTGCCCGGCCGCGAGGGACCGGGCCCGGTGCACCTGCTGCCCGCGTCGACGACCGCCGTCAGCGTGGTGCTCGACCGCTCCACCTGGGGCGACGGGGTGGACGTGCGCCCGGACCACCTGGTCGCGGGCCCGGACGGGCTGGTCGTGCACGGGCCGGTGACCGCGCCCGAGTGGGGCAGGGCGATCCTGCCGCCGATCGCGCCCCTGCCCACCGGGCTGCTGCCCGCGCGGGCGAGGGGCCTGGTGGGCGTGCACCGCTCGCGCGGGCCGGGCGACTCGGTGGAGCTGCGCGACATCCGGGCGTTCGCGCCCGGCGACCGGTTGCGCCGGGTGGACTGGCGGGTGTCGCTGCGCACCGGGAACCTGCACGTCCGCGAGCACCACGCGGAGACCGACGCCGACGTGGTGCTCGCGCTGGACACCAGGGCGGACGTGGAGGCGGACGTCGCGCTGTGGACCGAGAGCGGCCGGGGCTCGCCGAAGCCCGGCGGGAGCCTGGACCTGGCGGCGCGGGCCGCGGTGTCGCTGGCGGCGGCGTACCTGCGACAGGGCGACCGGGTGGGCCTGGTCGACCTGGGCAGGCCTGCGCTGTGGCTGCGGCCGGGCTCGGGGCGGCGGCAGTTGCTGGCGCTGCGCAGCAGGCTGGTGGCGTGCGCGCGGGTGGCCGGGTGGGCGCAGCGGCCCGTGCTGGACGCGCGGCAGGCGCCGACCGGCGCGGTCGTGGTGGTGCTGTCGCCGTTCCTGGACGACGAGGTGGTGGAGGTGGCGGTGCACGCGGCGCGGCGTGGCCACCCGGTGCTGGCGGTCGACGTGCTGCCCACCGACCTGCGACCGGACCGGGAGACCGAGTGGGGAGCCGCGGCGCTGCGGGTGGTGGAGCTGGAGCACGAGGTCCGGGTGACGGCGCTGCGCTCGCACGGCGTGCCGGTGATCCGCTGGGACGGCGAGTCCGCCGTCGTGGCCACGGCGCTGCACGCGACCACCCGACCGAGGCGCTGA
- a CDS encoding AAA family ATPase, which produces MIEDIAAEGAAVLDAVGTAVVGGRDTAKLALAAVLAGGHVLLEDVPGLGKTLMARSLAQALRLDFTRLQCTPDLLPADVTGSFLYDPGSRDFDFRAGPVFTGLLLADELNRTPPKTQSALLEAMQEKQVTVEGRTFPLPRPFHVLATANPVEHEGTYPLPEAQLDRFLLRLAVGYPPADEEVEVLRRRLARGREETEVPAVLAEGRLAELQRGLETVPVDEDVLRYCVDLTAATRVHGSVEVGASPRGAQALVLVARALAVLDGRDHVVPEDVKACAVPALAHRLTLRPETWTSGATGVDVVTELLGSVPGPASSRR; this is translated from the coding sequence GTGATCGAGGACATCGCCGCGGAGGGGGCCGCCGTGCTGGACGCGGTCGGCACCGCCGTGGTCGGCGGGCGGGACACCGCCAAGCTCGCCCTGGCCGCCGTCCTCGCGGGCGGGCACGTGCTGCTGGAGGACGTGCCCGGACTCGGCAAGACCCTCATGGCGCGCTCCCTCGCGCAGGCCCTGCGCCTGGACTTCACCCGCCTGCAGTGCACCCCCGACCTGCTGCCCGCCGACGTCACCGGCTCGTTCCTCTACGACCCCGGCAGCCGCGACTTCGACTTCCGCGCGGGCCCGGTGTTCACCGGCCTGCTGCTCGCCGACGAGCTCAACCGCACCCCGCCCAAGACCCAGTCGGCGCTGCTGGAGGCCATGCAGGAGAAGCAGGTCACCGTCGAGGGCCGCACGTTCCCGCTGCCCCGCCCGTTCCACGTGCTCGCCACCGCGAACCCGGTCGAGCACGAGGGCACCTACCCGCTGCCCGAGGCCCAGCTGGACCGGTTCCTGCTGCGCCTGGCCGTCGGCTACCCGCCCGCCGACGAGGAGGTCGAGGTGCTGCGCCGCAGGCTCGCCAGGGGCCGCGAGGAGACCGAGGTGCCCGCGGTGCTGGCCGAGGGCAGGCTCGCCGAGCTCCAGCGCGGGCTGGAGACCGTGCCGGTCGACGAGGACGTGCTGCGCTACTGCGTCGACCTCACCGCCGCCACCCGCGTGCACGGCTCCGTCGAGGTCGGCGCGTCCCCGCGCGGCGCGCAGGCGCTGGTGCTGGTCGCGCGGGCGCTGGCCGTGCTGGACGGCCGCGACCACGTCGTGCCGGAGGACGTGAAGGCCTGCGCCGTGCCCGCGCTCGCCCACCGGCTCACCCTGCGGCCCGAGACCTGGACCTCCGGCGCGACCGGCGTCGACGTGGTCACCGAGCTGCTCGGCAGCGTCCCCGGACCGGCGAGCAGCAGGCGGTGA
- a CDS encoding SagB/ThcOx family dehydrogenase: protein MRVKVAEHAALSYRDGTAVWDDYLHHRQFAITETAELLCRKFATFTDVDALLAPLAEADRAALRAVLDELIGARVLLVEGSPEHEAERRLLAGWGSWGVAARHYHFASRTLADAPYQGVDEHDAELDAKLGTDPPPPPFRTIGGVRVDLPAPAEDPEWGREGLRSVLLGRRTTRDFGRGPLPLRQVGEILAVLAAPSPARSRVGRSGTVFKMTPSGGGRHPVEVYAHVRAVEGVEPGWYHFDPLGHALERLGVVWTQEQLTEAAGGQEWVGEAALVLAYTGVLDRTRWRYDTSRAYRVVQMDVGHLSQTAYLVATAMGFGVGFTAALRDELVERALGCDAYHEIVLGFTALGPLLE from the coding sequence GTGCGGGTCAAGGTCGCTGAGCACGCGGCGCTGTCCTACCGGGACGGCACCGCGGTCTGGGACGACTACCTCCACCACCGCCAGTTCGCCATCACCGAGACCGCCGAGCTGCTGTGCCGCAAGTTCGCGACCTTCACCGACGTGGACGCGCTGCTGGCCCCGCTGGCCGAGGCGGACCGGGCGGCGCTGCGCGCGGTGCTGGACGAGCTGATCGGCGCGCGCGTGCTGCTGGTCGAGGGCTCGCCCGAGCACGAGGCCGAGCGGAGGCTCCTGGCGGGCTGGGGCTCGTGGGGCGTGGCGGCCCGGCACTACCACTTCGCCAGCCGCACCCTGGCCGACGCGCCTTACCAGGGCGTGGACGAGCACGACGCCGAGTTGGACGCGAAGCTCGGCACCGACCCGCCGCCCCCGCCCTTCAGGACTATCGGCGGTGTGCGCGTGGATCTTCCCGCGCCCGCCGAGGACCCCGAATGGGGGCGGGAGGGGTTGCGGAGCGTTCTGCTCGGCCGTCGCACAACGCGAGATTTTGGTCGAGGGCCGCTTCCGCTGCGCCAAGTGGGTGAAATTTTGGCGGTGCTCGCCGCGCCGTCACCCGCCCGCTCCAGGGTCGGGCGGTCCGGGACCGTCTTCAAGATGACACCATCGGGCGGCGGTCGTCACCCGGTCGAGGTGTACGCGCACGTCAGGGCGGTCGAGGGCGTCGAGCCGGGGTGGTACCACTTCGACCCGCTCGGGCACGCGCTGGAGCGCCTCGGGGTGGTGTGGACGCAGGAGCAGCTCACCGAGGCCGCGGGCGGGCAGGAGTGGGTCGGCGAGGCCGCCCTCGTCCTGGCCTACACCGGGGTGCTCGACCGCACCCGCTGGCGTTATGACACGTCACGGGCCTATCGGGTGGTCCAGATGGACGTCGGGCACCTCTCGCAGACCGCGTACCTGGTCGCCACGGCGATGGGATTCGGCGTCGGTTTCACCGCCGCGCTGCGGGACGAGCTGGTGGAGCGCGCACTCGGTTGTGACGCATATCACGAGATCGTCCTGGGCTTCACCGCGCTCGGCCCATTACTCGAATGA
- a CDS encoding GyrI-like domain-containing protein: MADKVDFKRTVPSYTAKRDVPELVEVPDLRYLAVDGAGDPNTDAYADAVSALYPVAYRLKFTSKGDLGRDYVVPPLEGLWWAEDHASFTSGRDKSKWSWTLLLLLPDWVGDDLLAGALDRVEAGGDPPARLRDVRVEALSEGLCVQALHVGAYDDEAELLRRVHEEFIPEHGLAPTGRHHEVYLSDPRRTAPAKRRTIVRQPVARLG, from the coding sequence ATGGCGGACAAGGTCGACTTCAAGCGGACCGTCCCGAGCTACACCGCCAAGCGCGACGTGCCCGAGCTGGTCGAGGTGCCCGACCTGCGCTACCTGGCGGTCGACGGCGCCGGCGACCCGAACACCGACGCCTACGCGGACGCCGTCTCCGCCCTCTACCCGGTCGCCTACCGGCTCAAGTTCACCAGCAAGGGGGATCTCGGCCGGGACTACGTCGTGCCCCCGCTGGAGGGCCTGTGGTGGGCCGAGGACCACGCCTCGTTCACGAGCGGGCGCGACAAGTCCAAGTGGAGCTGGACCCTGCTGCTCCTGCTGCCCGACTGGGTCGGCGACGACCTGCTCGCCGGGGCGCTCGACCGCGTCGAGGCGGGCGGCGACCCGCCCGCGCGGCTGCGCGACGTGCGCGTGGAAGCGCTCTCCGAGGGCCTGTGCGTCCAGGCCCTGCACGTCGGCGCGTACGACGACGAGGCCGAGCTGCTGCGCCGCGTGCACGAGGAGTTCATCCCCGAGCACGGGCTCGCCCCCACCGGCAGGCACCACGAGGTCTACCTGAGCGACCCGCGCCGCACCGCCCCCGCCAAGCGCCGCACGATCGTGCGGCAACCGGTCGCCAGGCTCGGCTGA
- a CDS encoding NAD(P)/FAD-dependent oxidoreductase: MAAVKSQPTRIVIVGGGYVGMYTALGLQKKLRSGEASVTVIDPQPHMTYQPFLPEAAAGSIEPRHVVAPLRKVLKRCHVVTGRATRIEHEKKSVTVELVDGHVEKFEYDVLVSALGAVSRTLPIPGLPDVGIGLKTIGEAIYVRNHVLSRLDQAASTNDAERRKRLLTFTVIGGGFAGIETLAELEDMTRYALRYYEGLKPSDVQWVLVEATNRIMPEVSASLGVYTVHQLEKRGIKCYLDTRVKSMEGGHVVLDDGTEFDSDTVVWTAGMKANPMLRDTDLPLDERGRVRCTAAMQVVGLPGVWAAGDCSAVPDLSRTEEDPNATCVPNAQHAIRQSKLLTKNILASLRGGQPKDYFHKYVGSVAGLGLYKGVADIFGMRFRGFPAWFMHRTYHVMFMPTFNRKFRVLADWTQAFISGREVVALGQLHEPKAEFDRAARS; the protein is encoded by the coding sequence ATGGCTGCTGTGAAGTCGCAACCCACACGGATCGTGATCGTCGGCGGTGGGTACGTCGGCATGTACACCGCGCTGGGGTTGCAGAAGAAGCTGCGCTCCGGTGAGGCGTCCGTGACCGTCATCGACCCGCAGCCGCACATGACCTACCAGCCCTTCCTGCCGGAGGCCGCCGCGGGCTCGATCGAGCCCCGCCACGTCGTCGCCCCGCTGCGGAAGGTGCTCAAGCGCTGCCACGTCGTCACCGGCCGCGCCACCCGCATCGAGCACGAGAAGAAGTCCGTCACGGTCGAGCTGGTCGACGGCCACGTTGAGAAGTTCGAGTACGACGTGCTGGTCTCCGCGCTCGGCGCCGTCTCGCGCACCCTGCCGATCCCCGGCCTGCCGGACGTCGGCATCGGCCTGAAGACGATCGGCGAGGCGATCTACGTCCGCAACCACGTGCTGTCGCGCCTGGACCAGGCGGCGAGCACGAACGACGCGGAGCGCCGCAAGCGCCTGCTCACGTTCACCGTCATCGGCGGCGGCTTCGCGGGCATCGAGACGCTGGCCGAGCTGGAGGACATGACCCGCTACGCGCTGCGCTACTACGAGGGCCTCAAGCCCTCCGACGTGCAGTGGGTGCTGGTCGAGGCCACCAACCGGATCATGCCGGAGGTGAGCGCCTCGCTGGGCGTCTACACGGTGCACCAGCTGGAGAAGCGCGGCATCAAGTGCTACCTCGACACCCGCGTGAAGTCGATGGAGGGCGGCCACGTCGTCCTCGACGACGGCACCGAGTTCGACTCCGACACGGTCGTGTGGACCGCGGGCATGAAGGCCAACCCGATGCTGCGCGACACCGACCTGCCGCTCGACGAGCGCGGCCGGGTGCGCTGCACCGCCGCCATGCAGGTCGTCGGCCTGCCGGGCGTCTGGGCCGCCGGTGACTGCTCCGCGGTGCCGGACCTGTCGCGCACCGAGGAGGACCCGAACGCGACCTGCGTGCCCAACGCGCAGCACGCGATCCGGCAGTCCAAGCTGCTGACCAAGAACATCCTCGCCTCGCTGCGCGGCGGTCAGCCGAAGGACTACTTCCACAAGTACGTGGGCTCGGTGGCGGGCCTTGGCCTGTACAAGGGCGTGGCGGACATCTTCGGGATGCGCTTCCGCGGCTTCCCGGCGTGGTTCATGCACCGCACCTACCACGTGATGTTCATGCCCACGTTCAACCGCAAGTTCCGCGTGCTGGCCGACTGGACGCAGGCGTTCATCTCGGGCCGCGAGGTCGTCGCGCTGGGGCAGCTCCACGAGCCCAAGGCCGAGTTCGACCGCGCCGCGAGGAGCTGA
- a CDS encoding S10 family peptidase, which yields MSDKDTTPAPDSPDAPNAATPEDDLVTTSHSITVKRRKLNYTATTGRVVLREEVVEDGKFQGLRPRAEVFLTAYTADDGDPATRPVVFAFNGGPGSASVWLHLGLFGPRRVVSGDAGEPVPPPYELVDNAETLLAHSDLVFIDPVSTGYSRAAEGEQPGRFHGFQGDVESVGEVIRLWTSRNGRWLSPKFLAGESYGTTRAAALAEHLQQRHGMYLNGLVLISAVLDFATLDFNEGNDLPYSLFLPTYAAIAHHHGLHGDRELADVLAEAEEFAAEDYPWALARGSRLTDEERAGVVARLAALTGLSEDYVDRVDLRIEHVRFFTELLRPRRRTVGRLDGRFTGWESDYGRELFSEDPSYSAILGPYSAALNHYARVELGYESDLPYEIISRAVHPWSYKEFEGAHVTVANKLAAAMRANPHLKVHVAFGYHDGATPYYAAEHVLAHLKVPRELAENVESAYYPAGHMMYVHEESRVQQSKDIAAFVRTASNR from the coding sequence ATGAGCGACAAGGACACCACCCCCGCCCCGGACTCGCCCGACGCGCCCAACGCGGCGACCCCCGAGGACGACCTCGTCACCACCTCCCACAGCATCACCGTCAAGCGCCGCAAGCTGAACTACACCGCCACCACCGGCCGGGTCGTGCTGCGCGAGGAGGTCGTGGAGGACGGGAAGTTCCAGGGGCTGCGCCCCAGGGCCGAGGTGTTCCTCACCGCCTACACCGCCGACGACGGCGACCCGGCGACCCGGCCCGTCGTGTTCGCGTTCAACGGCGGCCCCGGCTCGGCCAGCGTGTGGCTGCACCTCGGGCTGTTCGGCCCGCGCCGCGTGGTGTCCGGCGACGCGGGCGAGCCCGTCCCCCCGCCGTACGAGCTGGTCGACAACGCCGAGACCCTGCTGGCGCACAGTGACCTGGTGTTCATCGACCCGGTGTCCACCGGCTACTCGCGGGCCGCCGAGGGCGAGCAGCCCGGCAGGTTCCACGGGTTCCAGGGCGACGTCGAGTCGGTCGGCGAGGTCATCCGGCTGTGGACCTCCCGCAACGGCCGCTGGCTGTCCCCGAAGTTCCTGGCGGGCGAGTCCTACGGCACCACCCGCGCCGCCGCGCTCGCCGAGCACCTCCAGCAGCGGCACGGCATGTACCTCAACGGCCTGGTGCTGATCTCGGCCGTGCTGGACTTCGCGACGCTGGACTTCAACGAGGGCAACGACCTCCCGTACTCGCTGTTCCTGCCGACGTACGCCGCGATCGCCCACCACCACGGCCTGCACGGCGACCGGGAGCTCGCGGACGTGCTCGCGGAGGCCGAGGAGTTCGCCGCCGAGGACTACCCGTGGGCGCTGGCGCGCGGCAGCAGGCTCACCGACGAGGAGCGGGCCGGCGTGGTGGCCAGGCTCGCGGCGCTGACGGGGCTGTCCGAGGACTACGTGGACCGGGTGGACCTGCGGATCGAGCACGTCCGGTTCTTCACCGAGCTGCTGCGCCCGCGGCGCCGCACGGTCGGGCGGCTGGACGGCCGGTTCACCGGCTGGGAGAGCGACTACGGGCGCGAGCTGTTCAGCGAGGACCCGTCGTACAGCGCGATCCTCGGCCCGTACTCGGCGGCGCTCAACCACTACGCGCGGGTCGAGCTGGGCTACGAGAGCGACCTGCCGTACGAGATCATCTCGCGCGCGGTGCACCCGTGGTCCTACAAGGAGTTCGAGGGCGCGCACGTGACGGTGGCGAACAAGCTGGCGGCGGCGATGCGGGCCAACCCGCACCTGAAGGTGCACGTGGCGTTCGGCTACCACGACGGCGCGACCCCGTACTACGCCGCCGAGCACGTGCTGGCGCACCTGAAGGTCCCGCGCGAGCTGGCCGAGAACGTCGAGTCGGCGTACTACCCGGCCGGGCACATGATGTACGTGCACGAGGAGTCCCGCGTGCAGCAGTCGAAGGACATCGCGGCGTTCGTGCGCACGGCGTCCAACCGGTAG
- a CDS encoding class F sortase, which translates to MVRALLAGAAVVGVLSTTAALALTAPDVVVTGQARPADPVVPHPLGDSLRSGRGVDLAGMRAGSNAPADLPVPEPPPPPAAQVRPGTVRLPQGNTAKLVRSEVTSDGVLPVPDGVGEATWWGVDLGAGEGATVLAGHVNWKGATGPFDELWRAEAGREVLVVDTSGAEYRFAVRDVLAVRKDELPRRAVELFGPSGEHRLVLVTCGGRWVGGQLGYEENRVVVATPVG; encoded by the coding sequence ATGGTGAGAGCTCTGCTGGCCGGCGCGGCGGTGGTGGGCGTCCTGTCCACCACCGCCGCTCTGGCGCTCACGGCGCCCGACGTGGTGGTGACCGGGCAGGCCAGGCCGGCCGACCCGGTGGTGCCGCACCCGCTGGGCGACAGCCTGCGCAGCGGGCGCGGCGTCGACCTGGCCGGGATGCGGGCCGGGTCGAACGCGCCCGCCGACCTGCCGGTCCCCGAACCTCCGCCGCCGCCCGCCGCCCAGGTGCGGCCGGGCACGGTGCGGCTGCCGCAGGGGAACACGGCGAAGCTGGTGCGCAGCGAGGTGACCTCGGACGGGGTGCTGCCGGTGCCGGACGGCGTCGGCGAGGCGACCTGGTGGGGCGTGGACCTCGGCGCGGGCGAGGGCGCGACGGTGCTGGCGGGCCACGTGAACTGGAAGGGCGCGACGGGGCCGTTCGACGAGCTGTGGCGGGCCGAGGCGGGCCGCGAGGTGCTCGTGGTGGACACCTCGGGCGCCGAGTACCGGTTCGCGGTGCGGGACGTGCTGGCGGTGCGCAAGGACGAGCTGCCGCGGCGCGCGGTGGAGCTGTTCGGGCCGTCGGGCGAGCACCGGCTGGTGCTGGTGACCTGCGGCGGCCGGTGGGTCGGCGGGCAGCTGGGGTACGAGGAGAACCGCGTGGTGGTGGCGACGCCGGTGGGCTGA
- a CDS encoding DUF885 domain-containing protein, whose product MATTAGLAEELLELVKDLDPIGAALYGLPVANTGLEDVSEAGEAGSRARALDIASRARALPEDDDPVTRAVVVQQALAIVDRIDAGLVEHSITDSFFAPAGMLLAMLPMLTPSDEAQQRAYVARLAAIPEYLGQVADRHRSGRSAGRRPVARLVRAAIAHLDRYLSAERDPLARHELVADVAAERDRVLAERVRPAFAAYREVLRELLPDGRPDEQPGLCWLPDGEAAYAALARHHTTTPRTPDELHETGLAIIADLGREYAEIGGRVFGPSDAAGVFERMRTDPALRWDTEEELLEAARTAIARAEEVAPKWFGRLPAQRCVVEAVPADDAPGAPTAYYSSPALDGSRPGTYYANTHRVQERFRYQAEAIAFHEAVPGHHFQISLAQELTDLPLLRRMASVTAYLEGWGLYTERLADEMGLYSDDVARLGMLALDSMRAGRLVVDTGLHAKGWSRERAVAYLRENTPLALVEIENEVDRYIAAPGQALSYMVGRLEILRLRAAAEAALGAAFDIREFHDLVLGGGPLPLAVLDGVVTDWVNARLAN is encoded by the coding sequence ATGGCGACGACCGCTGGACTGGCCGAGGAACTCCTCGAACTGGTCAAGGACCTGGACCCGATCGGCGCGGCGCTGTACGGCCTGCCGGTGGCCAACACCGGCCTCGAGGACGTGAGCGAGGCGGGCGAGGCCGGTTCCCGCGCGCGGGCGCTCGACATCGCCTCCAGGGCACGGGCGCTGCCCGAGGACGACGACCCGGTGACCCGCGCGGTGGTCGTGCAGCAGGCGCTCGCGATCGTGGACCGGATCGACGCCGGGCTGGTCGAGCACTCGATCACCGACTCGTTCTTCGCGCCCGCCGGGATGCTCCTGGCGATGCTCCCCATGCTCACCCCGTCCGACGAGGCCCAGCAGCGGGCCTACGTGGCCCGCCTGGCGGCGATCCCGGAGTACCTGGGGCAGGTGGCCGACCGGCACCGCTCGGGGCGCTCAGCGGGCCGCAGGCCGGTCGCGCGCCTCGTCCGGGCGGCGATCGCGCACCTGGACCGCTACCTGTCCGCCGAGCGCGACCCGCTGGCCAGGCACGAGCTGGTCGCGGACGTCGCGGCCGAGCGGGACCGGGTGCTGGCCGAGCGGGTGCGCCCGGCGTTCGCCGCGTACCGGGAGGTGCTGCGGGAGCTGCTGCCCGACGGGCGGCCGGACGAGCAGCCGGGCCTGTGCTGGCTGCCGGACGGCGAGGCCGCGTACGCCGCGCTGGCCCGCCACCACACCACGACCCCGCGCACGCCGGACGAGCTGCACGAGACCGGGCTGGCGATCATCGCCGACCTGGGGCGGGAGTACGCGGAGATCGGCGGGCGGGTGTTCGGCCCCTCCGACGCGGCCGGGGTGTTCGAGCGGATGCGGACCGACCCGGCGCTGCGCTGGGACACCGAGGAGGAGCTGCTGGAGGCGGCCAGGACCGCGATCGCGCGCGCCGAGGAGGTCGCGCCGAAGTGGTTCGGGCGGCTGCCCGCGCAGCGCTGCGTGGTGGAGGCGGTGCCCGCCGACGACGCGCCCGGCGCCCCGACCGCCTACTACTCCTCGCCCGCGCTGGACGGCAGCAGGCCCGGCACCTACTACGCCAACACGCACCGGGTGCAGGAGCGGTTCCGGTACCAGGCCGAGGCGATCGCCTTCCACGAGGCGGTGCCCGGCCACCACTTCCAGATCTCGCTCGCCCAGGAGCTGACCGACCTGCCGCTGCTGCGGCGGATGGCGTCCGTCACGGCCTACCTGGAGGGCTGGGGGCTCTACACCGAGCGGCTGGCCGACGAGATGGGGCTGTACTCGGACGACGTGGCGCGGCTGGGGATGCTGGCGCTGGACTCGATGCGCGCGGGCAGGCTCGTGGTGGACACCGGGCTGCACGCGAAGGGCTGGAGCCGGGAGCGGGCGGTGGCGTACCTGCGGGAGAACACGCCGCTGGCGCTGGTGGAGATCGAGAACGAGGTGGACCGGTACATCGCGGCGCCCGGCCAGGCGCTGTCGTACATGGTGGGCCGGTTGGAGATCCTGCGGCTGCGGGCGGCGGCCGAGGCGGCGCTCGGGGCGGCGTTCGACATCCGGGAGTTCCACGACCTCGTGCTCGGCGGCGGGCCGCTCCCGCTGGCCGTGCTGGACGGGGTGGTCACCGACTGGGTGAACGCTCGATTGGCGAACTGA
- a CDS encoding uracil-DNA glycosylase — MPDLPELDRRVSGCRACPRLVAWREEVARVKRAAFRDQDYWGRPVPGFGGGDARLAVVGLAPAAHGGNRTGRMFTGDASGEVLYAAMHAVGLANQPEAVSRDDGLRLLGARITAPVKCAPPDNAPTPAERDTCRPWLERELTLLRPTLRAVVVLGGFGWQSLLPALAAHWTVPRPRPRFTHGARVELPASDDGPPLVLHGCYHVSRRNTQTGLLTTEMVEEVLSRAKADAGL; from the coding sequence GTGCCGGACCTGCCGGAGCTGGACCGCCGGGTGAGCGGCTGCCGGGCGTGCCCGAGGCTGGTGGCGTGGCGCGAGGAGGTGGCGCGGGTCAAGCGGGCCGCGTTCCGCGACCAGGACTACTGGGGCAGGCCGGTGCCGGGCTTCGGCGGCGGTGACGCGCGCCTGGCCGTGGTGGGCCTGGCCCCGGCCGCGCACGGCGGCAACCGCACCGGCCGGATGTTCACCGGCGACGCCTCCGGCGAGGTCCTGTACGCGGCGATGCACGCGGTGGGCCTGGCGAACCAGCCGGAGGCGGTGTCCCGAGACGACGGCCTGCGCCTGCTGGGAGCCCGGATCACCGCCCCGGTGAAGTGCGCCCCGCCGGACAACGCGCCGACCCCGGCCGAGCGCGACACCTGCCGCCCGTGGCTGGAGCGCGAGCTGACCCTGCTGCGCCCGACGCTGCGCGCGGTGGTGGTCCTGGGCGGCTTCGGCTGGCAGTCCCTGCTGCCCGCCCTGGCCGCCCACTGGACCGTCCCGAGACCCCGCCCCCGCTTCACCCACGGCGCCCGCGTGGAACTGCCCGCGTCGGACGACGGCCCCCCGCTGGTCCTGCACGGCTGCTACCACGTGAGCCGCCGCAACACCCAGACCGGCCTGCTGACCACGGAGATGGTGGAGGAGGTCCTGTCCCGCGCGAAGGCCGACGCGGGGCTGTGA
- a CDS encoding DUF4129 domain-containing protein yields MRPRAALLLATGTCLVLAALASLGSSPVDYRAPTPTPPTPLTGTTWTMPLPPDPAPPPEASAGFTLFTIVVAVAALVLFLVLLVQHLLNWRPKRRAATERSGWVEAVVPGPPPPELVTGARRALSGLSAPEAGPPGDAVVAAWLALEQAASASGVARAPHETATEFTTALLDRHHVDPAATTALRRTYQRARFGSAEVTAADVRTATTALEAVVRDLTARDPR; encoded by the coding sequence GTGCGTCCCAGGGCAGCGCTCCTCCTCGCCACCGGCACCTGCCTGGTGCTCGCCGCGCTGGCCTCGCTCGGCTCCTCGCCGGTGGACTACCGCGCCCCCACCCCGACGCCGCCCACCCCGCTCACCGGCACCACCTGGACCATGCCGCTGCCCCCCGATCCCGCCCCGCCGCCGGAGGCCAGCGCCGGGTTCACCCTGTTCACCATCGTGGTCGCGGTCGCCGCGCTGGTCCTCTTCCTGGTCCTGCTGGTCCAGCACCTGCTGAACTGGCGCCCGAAGCGCCGCGCGGCCACCGAGCGGTCCGGCTGGGTCGAGGCCGTCGTCCCCGGCCCGCCGCCCCCCGAGCTGGTCACCGGCGCCCGCCGGGCCCTGTCCGGCCTGAGCGCGCCCGAGGCCGGGCCGCCCGGTGACGCCGTCGTCGCCGCCTGGCTGGCGCTGGAGCAGGCCGCCTCGGCGTCCGGCGTGGCCCGCGCCCCGCACGAGACCGCGACCGAGTTCACCACCGCCCTCCTGGACCGCCACCACGTCGACCCGGCCGCCACCACCGCCCTGCGCCGCACCTACCAGCGCGCCCGCTTCGGCAGCGCCGAGGTCACCGCGGCCGACGTGCGCACCGCGACCACCGCCCTGGAGGCCGTCGTGCGCGACCTGACCGCTCGGGACCCCCGGTGA